A genome region from Flavobacterium sp. includes the following:
- a CDS encoding ATP-dependent helicase: MKPIKTDEWIPADGLELEKNAHNVATEVKNSLVVAGPGAGKTELLAQKACFLLQTNTCRYPHKILAISFKRDAASNLKERVRLRCGDELSKRFDSLTFDSFAKQILDRFLSALPDTFRLVPEYDILLNEKSVLEYYRAEDIDFYGSTNKDKIIKLHNVQLPFSKDSSEEVLKGKVWSRMMRESKLSFIMVMRLAEYIMVSNPKIRSYLQQTYQFVFLDEFQDTTEIQYDFFKSCFLGSSSFFTAVGDDKQRIMIWAGARKTVFEDFINEMGAERIPLNMNFRCAPRLVALLNHLTKHLLGKDDLALPSPKWREDQGECQVWIFENPESEMEILFKDIQKWINEDGIDPRCICILVKQQLDVYAGELIDFFNQNGIKARDENVLQDVLTQELCNYVIDTLYVIFKSKSGNAKENAFNFLRNLHTELEDEQLLKLEIALSGFIKGLREKWKKNGLSEVQVKSLIDEIIEFAGIDRIRANYPHYKNIVEFNRILGLLKAELIKDYLSVNDMCEALDMVMGKDTIPVMTIHKSKGLEYHTVVFIGLEDGAFWSFDQQPDEDKCAFFVALSRAKEKVMFTLSKKRTGRFGEQKQSINKIKVIFDELQKSGIVQIVQRK; this comes from the coding sequence ATGAAGCCCATTAAAACTGACGAGTGGATTCCTGCAGATGGACTTGAGCTCGAAAAGAATGCGCACAATGTCGCAACCGAAGTTAAAAACAGTCTAGTGGTGGCTGGTCCCGGAGCTGGCAAAACAGAACTTTTAGCACAGAAGGCATGCTTCTTACTACAGACCAACACCTGCCGCTATCCTCATAAAATCCTCGCAATAAGCTTTAAAAGGGATGCGGCCAGTAATCTAAAGGAGCGTGTGAGGCTTCGATGCGGTGATGAATTGTCAAAACGATTTGATTCTTTGACATTTGATTCATTTGCCAAGCAAATTCTGGATCGTTTTCTCTCAGCGCTTCCAGATACATTTAGATTAGTTCCGGAATACGATATCCTATTAAATGAAAAGTCTGTTTTAGAATACTATAGGGCTGAAGATATTGATTTTTACGGTTCTACCAATAAAGATAAAATCATAAAGCTGCACAACGTGCAGCTGCCATTTTCTAAAGACAGTTCAGAAGAAGTTTTGAAGGGTAAAGTATGGAGCAGAATGATGCGGGAGTCAAAACTTTCATTTATTATGGTGATGCGCTTAGCAGAATACATTATGGTGAGCAATCCCAAAATCAGGTCATACCTGCAGCAGACTTATCAATTCGTTTTCCTGGATGAATTTCAGGATACTACTGAAATCCAGTATGATTTTTTTAAAAGCTGTTTTTTGGGAAGCAGCAGTTTCTTTACAGCAGTTGGAGACGACAAACAGCGAATTATGATATGGGCAGGAGCCCGGAAAACTGTATTTGAAGATTTTATAAATGAAATGGGAGCGGAAAGGATACCTTTGAATATGAATTTCAGGTGCGCCCCCAGACTCGTTGCCCTGCTGAACCATCTTACCAAACATCTGCTGGGAAAAGATGATTTAGCACTGCCTTCCCCTAAATGGCGTGAAGATCAGGGAGAATGTCAGGTTTGGATATTCGAGAATCCTGAATCAGAAATGGAAATACTGTTTAAGGATATTCAAAAGTGGATTAATGAGGATGGAATTGATCCAAGATGTATATGCATACTGGTAAAGCAGCAGCTTGACGTCTATGCAGGGGAACTTATTGATTTCTTTAATCAGAACGGAATTAAAGCCCGAGACGAAAACGTTCTGCAGGATGTACTAACTCAGGAATTATGCAATTATGTCATTGATACCCTTTATGTCATATTCAAGAGCAAATCAGGGAATGCCAAAGAAAATGCCTTCAACTTTTTGAGAAACCTGCATACTGAACTTGAAGATGAACAGCTGCTAAAGCTCGAAATAGCTCTTTCAGGATTTATTAAGGGACTGAGGGAGAAATGGAAGAAAAATGGCCTTTCGGAAGTCCAGGTCAAAAGCCTAATTGATGAAATAATCGAATTTGCGGGAATTGACAGGATAAGGGCTAATTATCCACATTATAAAAATATCGTGGAATTTAACCGGATTCTGGGCTTATTGAAAGCAGAACTGATTAAAGATTACCTTTCAGTAAATGATATGTGTGAAGCATTAGATATGGTGATGGGAAAAGATACGATACCTGTTATGACAATCCACAAAAGCAAAGGACTGGAATATCATACGGTTGTATTTATAGGTCTGGAAGACGGCGCATTCTGGTCATTCGACCAACAGCCTGACGAAGATAAATGCGCTTTTTTTGTCGCCCTGTCAAGAGCAAAAGAAAAAGTAATGTTCACCTTAAGCAAGAAAAGAACGGGCAGATTTGGAGAGCAGAAGCAGTCTATTAATAAGATCAAAGTTATTTTTGATGAATTACAGAAATCAGGAATTGTACAGATAGTACAAAGGAAATGA